The window CTTGACCCAGTAGGGGTCGTAGGAGGCGAAGGTGGTGAGTTCGATGTCCTCGATCCACTTGCAGGCCGACACGTAGCCGTACAGGCCGGGGACGACCATCCGGACGGGGAAGCCGTGTTCGAAGGGCAGGGGTTCGCCGTTCATGCCGAGGGCGAGCATCGCGTCGCGGCCGTCCATGACGTCCTCGACCGGACTGCCGATCGTCATGCCGTCCACCGAGCGGGCGACCAGCTGGTCCGCCGGTCCACCGCGGGAGGGGGGCCGCACCCCGCACTCGGCGAGCAGATCGGCCAGTCGTACGCCGGTCCAGCGGGCGTTGCCGACATAGGGCCCGCCGACCTCGTTCGACACGCACGTGAGGGTGATGTCCCGCTCGATCAGCTCCCTGCGCAGCAAGTCGTCGAAGGTGTGGACGGCCGGACGGCGCACCCCCTTGCCGTGTACGCGCAGCCGCCAGCCGGTGGCGTCCACCTTGGGCACCACCAGCGCGGTGTCCACCCGGTAGAAGTCCTCGTTCGGGGTGACGAAGGGACTGATCCCGGGGACCCGCGGCCCCGCCCGCTTCGGTACCGGCTGCGCCGGTGACCCTGGGCGCGGCAGTACGACCCGCCGGCGCGAGGCGACGGCGTTCTGGCCGCGCGAGCCGTTCAGCGACCGTCCGACGGCACCCACGGCGGCCGAGGCCGTCGCGGCGGAGGCGGCAGCCACCACGAACCCGCGGCGGTCCCAGTCCTCGGCGGCGGTCCTCTCAGCTCCCCCTTCCCCGGCCGCGGTCCCGGACTCCGGTGAGGATGACTCCCTCACCGTGGTCAGGCGGTGGACCAGGACGTACAGCAGCAGCGCTCCGAGGAGCGCCCCCACGACGGACGGCAGGGC of the Streptomyces sp. 1222.5 genome contains:
- a CDS encoding molybdopterin-dependent oxidoreductase; protein product: MRDEEKDQRTRPVPPRPALGALGALSGVLAGCAALAVAELAAAAVRPQAGPVVAVGGAAIDATPAPVKDWAIRHFGTDDKLVLQLGILAVLTVLALGLGVLATRFRRAGAAGVLLFGAVGAAAALSRPDSQGITDALPSVVGALLGALLLYVLVHRLTTVRESSSPESGTAAGEGGAERTAAEDWDRRGFVVAAASAATASAAVGAVGRSLNGSRGQNAVASRRRVVLPRPGSPAQPVPKRAGPRVPGISPFVTPNEDFYRVDTALVVPKVDATGWRLRVHGKGVRRPAVHTFDDLLRRELIERDITLTCVSNEVGGPYVGNARWTGVRLADLLAECGVRPPSRGGPADQLVARSVDGMTIGSPVEDVMDGRDAMLALGMNGEPLPFEHGFPVRMVVPGLYGYVSACKWIEDIELTTFASYDPYWVKRGWARKAPVKTQSRIDTPRPFARPEAGTVMVAGVAWAQHRGVDKVEVRVDDGPWQETHLAAEDTRDTWRQWSLAWQATQGSHTLTVRATDRTGAVQTDRRTRTVPDGASGWHSVVVTVE